From Triticum aestivum cultivar Chinese Spring chromosome 4A, IWGSC CS RefSeq v2.1, whole genome shotgun sequence, a single genomic window includes:
- the LOC123087462 gene encoding ABC transporter G family member 3, translating to MEAPSSDQYRSSSSSAGSPSAPAGGAGRRYYFPRPGRPVSFEDSPDWGDDITVDAAAHAADSSSSIHLASASASAASSAYPSPSTSLPGPSASASGSGFRERKVAGAALVWKELSVSVRDGRRPGRVVRGSSGYALPGTLTVVMGPARSGKSTLLRAIAGRLRGAERMYGDVFVNGVKSPLPYGSYGYVDRDDVLIESLTVREMLYYSALLQLPSVFSSNKSFVEDAIAAMSLGDHADKLIGGHCFTKRLPTGERRRVSIARELVMRPHVLFIDEPLYHLDSVSALLLMVTLKKLASTGCTVIFTMYQSSTEVFGLFDRICLLSNGNTLFFGETLACLQHFSNAGFPCPIMQSPSDHFLRAINTDFDRIIAMCKNLQDDQGDFSSVSMDTAVAIRTLEATYKSSAEAAAVELMIAKLIEKEGPYLKSKGRASDAARIGILTWRSLLIMSRDWKYFWSRLVLYMLLALSIGTIFIDIGHSLSSVVVRISAIFVFVSFLVLLSVCGVPAHIDEIKIYSHEDSNRHSGTLVFLLGHFLSSIPFLFLVSISSSLVFYFLIGLRNEFSFLMYFIITIFTCLLANEALMMIVAYIWLETYKCTLTLICLYVVMMLVAGYFRIRDAIPVAVWNYPLSYISFHTYAVQGLVENEYVDTSFAVGATRTIPGVQAVRGSYGISSSAGAKWMNLLVLLLMAIGYRVVLYVLLRLDVRRHVRLGRRSCWPSIHTSAAPK from the exons ATGGAGGCGCCGTCGTCGGACCAGTACCGCTCCAGCTCCTCCTCGGCGGGGAGCCCCTCCGCCCCggccggcggcgcgggccggcgctACTACTTCCCGAGGCCGGGCCGGCCCGTCTCCTTCGAGGACTCGCCCGACTGGGGGGACGACATCACCGTCGACGCCGCCGCCCACGCAGcggactcctcctcctccatccacctcgcctccgcctccgcctccgccgccagcAGCGCCTACCCGTCCCCGTCCACCTCCCTCCCGGGGCCctccgcgtccgcgtccggctcCGGATTCCGGGAGCGCAAGGTGGCCGGCGCCGCGCTCGTCTGGAAGGAGCTCAGCGTCTCCGTCCGGGacggccgccgccccggccgcgTCGTCAGGGGCTCCAGCGGCTACGCGCTGCCCGGCACGCTCACCGTCGTCATGGGCCCCGCCCGCTCCGGCAAATCCACCCTCCTCCGGGCCATAGCAG GGAGGCTGCGCGGCGCCGAGCGGATGTACGGCGACGTCTTCGTCAATGGCGTCAAGTCACCCTTGCCATATGGATCATAT GGGTATGTTGACCGGGACGATGTGCTAATCGAATCTCTCACAGTACGGGAGATGCTGTACTACTCAGCGCTCTTGCAGCTCCCGAGCGTCTTCTCTTCCAATAAGTCATTTGTGGAAGATGCTATCGCGGCCATGTCGTTGGGTGACCATGCTGACAAACTCATTGGTGGACACTGCTTTACAAAGAGGCTTCCAACTGGCGAGAGGAGGCGGGTCAGCATTGCAAGGGAGCTTGTGATGAGGCCACATGTTTTGTTCATCGATGAGCCTCTGTACCACCTCGACAG TGTTTCTGCACTCCTCTTGATGGTAACACTGAAGAAACTTGCAAGCACAGGGTGCACAGTCATCTTCACAATGTATCAAAGCAGCACGGAGGTTTTTGGACTTTTCGATCGGATTTGCTTGCTTTCAAATGGGAATACCCTCTTCTTTGGGGAAACATTGGCTTGCCTGCAG CACTTCTCAAATGCTGGGTTTCCATGTCCAATCATGCAAAGTCCATCTGACCACTTCTTGAGGGCAATCAATACCGACTTTGACAGAATCATAGCAATGTGCAAGAATCTGCAG GATGATCAAGGGGATTTCTCATCAGTGAGCATGGACACTGCTGTGGCAATCCGGACACTAGAAGCAACATACAAATCATCGGCTGAAGCTGCCGCTGTTGAATTGATGATTGCAAAATTGATTGAGAAG GAAGGTCCTTACTTGAAAAGTAAAGGCAGAGCCAGTGATGCAGCGAGAATTGGAATTCTCACTTGGAGATCATTGCTAATTATGTCAAGAGACTGGAAGTACTTCTGGAGCAGGCTTGTCTTGTATATGCTTCTTGCTCTCTCAATCGGCACCATATTTATCGACATTGGTCATTCATTATCATCTGTAGTG GTTAGGATTTCTGCGATATTTGTGTTTGTTTCATTTCTCGTCCTTTTAAGTGTTTGTGGTGTACCTGCGCATATTGATGAGATCAAG ATATATTCCCATGAGGATTCAAATCGGCATTCTGGGACATTGGTTTTCCTACTAGGCCACTTCCTATCCAGCATCCCCTTCCTATTTCTGGTGTCTATTTCGTCGTCGTTGGTTTTCTACTTCCTGATAGGCCTCAGGAATGAGTTCAGCTTCCTTATGTACTTTATAATCACCATCTTTACGTGCCTGTTGGCTAACGAGGCACTTATGATGATTGTTGCCTACATCTGGCTTGAAACTTACAAGTGCACCTTAACCCTGATTTGCTTATAT GTTGTCATGATGCTGGTGGCTGGGTATTTTCGGATCCGAGACGCAATACCAGTGGCCGTGTGGAACTATCCGCTGTCCTACATTTCGTTCCATACATACGCCGTCCAG GGCTTGGTCGAGAACGAGTATGTCGATACATCATTTGCAGTCGGGGCCACAAGGACAATACCCGGCGTGCAGGCTGTCCGAGGCTCGTATGGCATTTCATCATCGGCAGGCGCCAAGTGGATGAACCTCCTTGTTTTGCTCCTGATGGCGATCGGCTACCGGGTCGTCTTGTATGTTTTGCTTCGTCTAGATGTGAGGAGACATGTGAGGCTTGGCAGGCGCTCTTGCTGGCCCAGCATCCACACTAGTGCAGCTCCAAAGTGA